From one Solanum lycopersicum chromosome 12, SLM_r2.1 genomic stretch:
- the LOC138340349 gene encoding uncharacterized protein, which produces MTCEEHYVKRVMAGGEWGVDICPLSTLQSLKISTDWICTNNVCVRAFDGSKRTLGKIYMIVTIGPAEFGITYTVIDMDTSYNLLLGKPWILMARAVLFTLHQVVKFEHDKKEIIIYGKDDLPITRDP; this is translated from the coding sequence ATGACATGTGAAGAACACTATGTGAAGAGGGTCATGGCTGGTGGAGAATGGGGTGTAGACATATGCCCTCTTTCCACTCTACAGAGTTTGAAAATCAGCACTGATTGGATATGTACTAACAATGTTTGTGTACGGGCATTTGATGGGTCAAAACGTACACTCGGTAAAATTTACATGATTGTTACAATTGGACCAGCAGAGTTTGGAATCACTTACACAGTTATAGACATGGACACGTCTTACAATCTTCTTTTGGGTAAACCATGGATCCTCATGGCTCGAGCTGTGCTATTTACTCTACACCAAGTGGTCAAGTTTGAACATGACAAAAAAGAAATCATTATCTATGGTAAAGATGATCTCCCAATCACCCGAGATCCTTAA